ttaggtaggtagatttaaaaaacaaatgtaatataaatatcaatataagCAAAAgtgattatatattttgttaacataTAAGCAATGCTGGGTATTTGGGTACACAAATTGGGGCCCTATTAACATAATGATACTTATTTAAgcagaaatttaattaatgtgcTATATAAGAccaaaaaatagatattttgcaaattatatgcaaatataaaaggaatgcattgacctcttataataaaaggatgcacaatcatgtagaaaatttcacttaaaaactggccaattttgctttgacagttttagggCTTGTACACAAAACTGCGATGCGACGTCGCATCGCAAAAATCTGCGAGCTCCCTCTACGCATCGCAAGAACTTGCGAATTGATTCGCATCGCGCATTCCTGCGATGTTGCGTCACACTTGTTGACGCCATTTTTAGTTCGCTCTGGGACAGCGTGTGGGCAAGACGTGTACTTTAAAAATGACAGAATACGACgttgattttttaatatcactGATCGAGGAGCGCCCTGTTCTTTGGGATACTAGTAATGaagattataaaaacaaattcattaAACAAGATGCTTGGAAGGACGTGTGTAAAAGTTTATTTCCAAATTTCgaggaaaaagaaaacaatgaaaaaactaAACTTGGTAAGTAcacaaatacatttattaagtaaaacttctttttactttttactaaaaCTACCTACAAATCAAACATTCTATTCatataagcacaaaaaatattctttaaattgtTTACAAATGTTTAGGCGTCGACAGCGAGCTACTTTAATGTTTTACGATGTGATCCTTTTGTACCTGTTGTATTGACTTATTACCTAGAACGCGAGCAACAATGCAAGCCGCATTGTATAttcttaaattagttttagttgCCAGCTTAATGCTCCAACTTCACTAGTAAAGTAATCCGAATATTcgtttctaattatatttgcacTTACCACCTGACTACCTACATTCAACCCTTGTTGAAGTGGTTGTAGTTCGGAATTATCTATGATCATTTCAATAGGGGTGTCTAATTCATCACGGTTAATTACAAAGTTATGTAGTATGCAACAAGCCTTAACAATATCTATTGCAAAATCATATGAAACGTTAATGGGCCGGTGAAATATTCGCCACTTATTGGCCAGTATGCCGAAAGTACACTCGACATATCTTCTTGCCCTACTCAAACGGTAGTTGAATACTCTTTGTTTAACAGACAAATGCTTGCCAGAATAAGGACGCATGACATTATTCGAAATAGAAAAAGCTTCGTCTCCGACAAAAACAAAAGGAACCGGTTCTTGAAAGCCCGGTAACGGCCTTGATGTTGGTGTAGGCAAATCACCTCTCATCAGTAAGTCGTACAGTTTCGTGTTGTGGAAAATAGTGGAGTCACTTTCCTTTCCATATGCGCCTATGTCCACATAGATGAATCTGTATTTCGAGTCCACAATAGCCAACAAAACTATTGAATTGTAGcccttgtaat
This sequence is a window from Bicyclus anynana chromosome 16, ilBicAnyn1.1, whole genome shotgun sequence. Protein-coding genes within it:
- the LOC112050178 gene encoding uncharacterized protein LOC112050178, encoding MDRKKKCALLLLLRRYRKKKQRRFWVHPFITIMNPVGNYFLLKYKALKTDEKKFFEYFRMSIFSFEELLSLLSPYLQKQSYKGRIPVMPLEMIGLTIRFLATGNEIRNIHLDYYRGISTVAKIIRVVCNAIWKFCLNANIPKITQQLFEEIAADFNKKANFPNCIGAVDGKHIRVRSPPKSGSLFFNYKGYNSIVLLAIVDSKYRFIYVDIGAYGKESDSTIFHNTKLYDLLMRGDLPTPTSRPLPGFQEPVPFVFVGDEAFSISNNVMRPYSGKHLSVKQRVFNYRLSRARRYVECTFGILANKWRIFHRPINVSYDFAIDIVKACCILHNFVINRDELDTPIEMIIDNSELQPLQQGLNVGSQVVSANIIRNEYSDYFTSEVGALSWQLKLI